The Stygiolobus azoricus genome window below encodes:
- the amrS gene encoding AmmeMemoRadiSam system radical SAM enzyme, with translation MSKEAVLYKTEGNKVRCLACARRCLIGEGQVGFCGVRSVRNGKLYLDVYGKVAAAHVDPIEKKPLVHFYPGSKVFSFSTFGCNWMCMYCQNFDISQRRRAEGVELSPEELVDMARAYEAEGITYTYNEPAIFAEFAHDTGVIARKFGLFNTMVSNGYWSDELVDYVRDFLDAVTIDFKGNGEEKFMKRYTSASGPEPIIETIRSLLAYGIHVEITDLVIPKIGDDLNAAKNLLSKIMDIAGPDIPIHFLRFHPDYKLDYLPWTPVETLEKHYRLAKDLGFRFVYIGNVPGHPYENTYCPNCGKMVIRRDGFRILEWHLTEDMRCQYCGYKLPIKGKLSKHAFEDRFEPVFI, from the coding sequence ATGAGTAAAGAAGCAGTGCTATATAAGACTGAAGGTAACAAAGTAAGATGTCTGGCTTGTGCTAGGAGGTGCCTTATCGGCGAAGGTCAAGTAGGCTTTTGCGGGGTGAGAAGTGTTAGGAATGGAAAACTCTATTTGGATGTTTACGGTAAAGTAGCAGCAGCCCATGTTGACCCCATTGAGAAGAAGCCTCTAGTTCACTTTTACCCTGGTTCTAAAGTATTCTCGTTTTCCACATTCGGCTGTAACTGGATGTGTATGTATTGCCAGAACTTCGATATAAGCCAAAGGAGGAGAGCAGAGGGCGTTGAGTTATCACCAGAAGAACTGGTTGATATGGCGAGGGCTTATGAAGCAGAGGGGATTACGTATACATACAATGAACCTGCAATATTTGCAGAATTCGCACACGATACTGGAGTCATAGCAAGAAAATTCGGTCTTTTCAACACCATGGTAAGTAACGGATACTGGAGTGACGAATTGGTCGATTATGTAAGAGATTTTCTAGATGCTGTTACAATAGACTTTAAGGGGAACGGTGAAGAAAAGTTTATGAAAAGATACACCAGTGCTTCGGGTCCAGAACCGATTATTGAGACTATCAGGAGTCTATTGGCCTACGGTATTCATGTGGAGATAACTGATCTGGTTATCCCTAAAATCGGAGATGATCTAAATGCCGCGAAAAACCTCCTTTCGAAAATAATGGACATAGCTGGTCCTGATATCCCGATACACTTCCTAAGGTTTCATCCCGATTATAAGTTAGACTACTTACCTTGGACTCCAGTAGAGACGCTGGAAAAACATTATCGTTTAGCTAAGGACTTAGGTTTCCGTTTTGTGTATATCGGTAACGTACCTGGCCATCCATACGAAAACACCTATTGTCCAAACTGTGGTAAGATGGTTATCAGGCGTGATGGTTTCAGAATATTAGAGTGGCATTTGACTGAGGATATGAGATGCCAATATTGCGGATATAAACTACCCATCAAAGGGAAGTTATCTAAGCATGCTTTTGAGGACAGGTTTGAGCCAGTGTTTATCTAA
- a CDS encoding enoyl-CoA hydratase/isomerase family protein codes for METVQLKKEPPLGWIYLNRPDKLNAINEQLMKDLRQAVDELVADDQIRVIIITGQGKAFSAGADISQFKTLNGLTAWEFAKKGRELMDYIENLPKPTIAMINGYALGGGLELAMACDIRIAAEEAQVGLPEITLGIYPGFGGTQRLIRLIGKGKAMEMMMTGDRIPAREAERLGLVNKVVPLTELEKETRNFAIKLAEKPPVALKLIKLLVNQGLDIPILAGLNMESLGWGVVFSTEDAKEGVNAFFEKRKPNFKGS; via the coding sequence ATGGAGACTGTTCAATTAAAAAAGGAGCCTCCACTGGGTTGGATATATCTTAACAGACCAGATAAATTAAACGCTATAAACGAACAACTCATGAAAGATTTAAGGCAAGCAGTAGACGAGTTAGTCGCAGATGATCAGATTAGGGTAATAATTATAACTGGTCAAGGAAAGGCTTTTTCTGCAGGTGCAGACATTTCTCAGTTCAAGACTTTAAACGGGCTTACGGCATGGGAGTTTGCTAAAAAAGGCAGAGAACTTATGGACTATATAGAAAATCTTCCAAAACCCACGATTGCGATGATAAACGGATATGCACTAGGTGGAGGTCTAGAGCTAGCGATGGCTTGCGATATAAGGATAGCTGCTGAGGAAGCTCAAGTGGGATTACCAGAGATCACTTTAGGAATATATCCGGGTTTCGGTGGTACTCAGAGGTTAATTAGGCTGATAGGGAAAGGAAAAGCTATGGAGATGATGATGACTGGTGATAGAATACCAGCAAGAGAGGCGGAAAGGTTAGGATTAGTTAATAAAGTTGTGCCTCTAACAGAGCTCGAGAAGGAAACAAGAAACTTCGCCATAAAACTTGCTGAGAAACCTCCCGTAGCTTTAAAGTTAATAAAATTGCTAGTCAATCAAGGTCTAGATATACCTATTCTTGCAGGGCTTAATATGGAGAGTTTAGGATGGGGTGTGGTCTTCAGCACTGAAGATGCTAAAGAGGGAGTAAATGCATTCTTCGAAAAGAGGAAACCAAATTTTAAAGGTTCTTAA
- a CDS encoding DUF309 domain-containing protein, with protein sequence MKRRIYYYDKDRISLTVEDLKSKLRSYGVEVIDVRTCKYVEVDFAYSEESEKTIKSILGEQLFTDCSTCSFEELFFDFRFWESHEVLEKKWKEEKDTQKKKYIQALILISASLIKYCKGQVNVSDQLLSKALSLISELPEEFLPLLYLSIAFDT encoded by the coding sequence GTGAAGAGGAGAATATACTATTATGATAAAGATAGGATTTCTCTTACAGTAGAGGACTTAAAGAGCAAACTGAGGTCATACGGTGTGGAAGTAATAGATGTTAGGACTTGTAAATACGTTGAGGTAGATTTCGCTTATAGCGAAGAAAGTGAGAAGACGATTAAAAGCATTTTAGGGGAACAATTATTTACAGACTGTAGCACTTGCTCGTTTGAGGAACTCTTCTTCGATTTTAGATTTTGGGAGTCCCACGAAGTATTGGAAAAGAAGTGGAAGGAAGAAAAAGATACCCAAAAAAAGAAGTACATACAAGCTTTAATCCTAATTTCAGCTTCTCTTATAAAGTACTGTAAAGGGCAAGTAAATGTTTCAGATCAACTTCTTTCTAAAGCGTTATCTCTTATATCCGAACTTCCTGAGGAGTTCCTTCCTCTCCTTTATCTCAGCATCGCCTTCGATACCTAG
- a CDS encoding homoserine dehydrogenase, translating into MKILILGYGNVGKSFVKLVLEKKESVPELKDVEIGGIVNRRGIMLGYRDEFEVSLKGDVFTAYEKVKPDVIIDMMSANYKDGNPSLTLYKTALKDGVSVITTNKAPLALAYREVMSLVGKGRLGFQGTVMSGTPSINLLRILPGVEVKRIRGILNGTTNFILTNMYKGQSFEEALKEAQRLGYAEEDPTLDINGFDAAAKLTILANFAMKKNVSIRDIKFEGIQNVKEAIKGNRKVKLIAYADNSKIEVSPTELTPEDPLYHVDGVENALEIMTDIQTIVIRGPGAGPINAAYGAFSDLILLKRGFI; encoded by the coding sequence ATGAAAATACTGATATTAGGATACGGGAATGTAGGAAAGTCTTTTGTAAAACTAGTCCTCGAGAAAAAGGAAAGTGTGCCAGAACTAAAAGACGTGGAAATCGGTGGTATTGTAAACAGAAGGGGGATTATGTTAGGTTATAGAGACGAGTTCGAGGTGAGCTTAAAAGGTGACGTCTTTACAGCCTACGAGAAAGTTAAACCTGACGTCATTATTGATATGATGTCTGCAAATTACAAGGACGGAAATCCTTCCCTCACGTTATACAAGACCGCTCTAAAGGACGGGGTAAGTGTAATCACTACCAACAAGGCTCCGCTAGCGTTAGCCTACAGAGAAGTCATGAGCTTAGTGGGAAAGGGTAGACTAGGCTTTCAAGGGACTGTTATGAGCGGAACACCCTCAATTAACCTTTTAAGGATCCTACCAGGTGTTGAGGTCAAAAGAATCAGAGGTATCCTAAATGGGACAACTAATTTCATACTGACTAATATGTATAAGGGACAATCATTTGAGGAAGCTCTAAAAGAGGCACAGAGGTTAGGGTATGCAGAAGAAGACCCTACTCTAGACATAAACGGGTTTGACGCTGCTGCTAAGCTGACGATCTTGGCGAATTTTGCAATGAAGAAAAACGTGAGCATAAGGGACATAAAGTTTGAAGGGATACAGAATGTAAAAGAAGCAATAAAAGGAAATAGAAAAGTTAAACTGATCGCATATGCTGACAATAGTAAAATAGAAGTGTCTCCAACAGAGTTAACGCCAGAAGACCCCTTATACCATGTCGACGGTGTAGAAAACGCATTGGAAATTATGACAGATATACAAACTATTGTAATTAGAGGACCTGGTGCAGGACCAATAAACGCGGCTTATGGCGCTTTCTCTGACCTAATTTTATTAAAGAGAGGATTTATTTAG
- the cyoE gene encoding heme o synthase, with amino-acid sequence MSIAFSRKLNDYIKLAKPRVISLLDIAALAGFVLGLGKSVNIFSWIHLLPVLIGGSLAAGGGMIINGGLEIEKDKLMKRNSWRPTVKGEVSKGEAYTVGIVAAIIGTVVGLLDNLLTSFFIAFGFLVYVLVYSIWLKPRTWWNIVIGGLAGSAAAWAGYAASSGVFNFESLLLGLLVFMWTPGHFWSLALRFKDDYVKAEIPMLPVLVDERTSAKAIAVSNILMIPFALSLTLYLGVIYGILVSILSMILLYYNFRLIKNPNKDEAWRSFKFSSPYLAIILIIAIILRLV; translated from the coding sequence ATGTCAATTGCTTTTTCGAGGAAATTAAATGATTACATTAAACTCGCTAAACCGAGAGTTATAAGCTTACTAGATATCGCAGCTCTAGCAGGTTTCGTACTTGGCTTGGGAAAGAGCGTGAACATATTCTCGTGGATTCATCTGCTTCCAGTGCTGATAGGAGGAAGCTTAGCTGCAGGAGGAGGTATGATAATAAACGGTGGTCTTGAAATAGAGAAAGATAAATTAATGAAGAGAAACTCATGGAGACCAACTGTTAAGGGAGAGGTAAGTAAAGGTGAAGCTTACACTGTTGGGATAGTGGCTGCAATTATCGGTACAGTAGTTGGTTTATTAGATAATTTACTTACCTCATTCTTTATTGCTTTTGGTTTTTTAGTGTATGTCTTAGTATATTCCATTTGGTTAAAACCCAGAACTTGGTGGAATATAGTTATAGGCGGTTTAGCTGGGAGTGCGGCGGCTTGGGCGGGTTATGCAGCTTCATCAGGTGTGTTCAATTTTGAGTCTTTATTGCTAGGACTTTTAGTGTTCATGTGGACGCCAGGGCACTTCTGGTCATTGGCACTAAGGTTTAAGGATGACTATGTTAAAGCCGAAATACCTATGTTACCAGTTTTGGTAGATGAGAGGACCTCGGCAAAGGCTATAGCAGTTTCAAACATCCTAATGATTCCGTTCGCCCTCTCTCTAACATTGTATTTAGGTGTAATTTACGGCATATTAGTCTCAATATTGTCAATGATTCTTCTTTATTATAACTTCAGGCTAATTAAGAACCCCAATAAAGATGAGGCGTGGAGATCATTTAAGTTCTCATCTCCTTACCTAGCTATCATTCTAATCATAGCTATTATTCTAAGGTTAGTTTAA